TACCTGTAAATTCGAAAGCTGACTTCCGCAACCTTAGATCAACTACGATCAATCGATTGTGTATTCCTTATTCATGAATTTGTTATTCGAATCCAATGATACTGCGGATTTCCAGTCATCGTCAACGAAGAAACCGATTGTTGATTCAAAGGATATTGGAATCATAGCTTACTGATAAGCTCCTTTTCCCGCTCCTCAATAATATGCAGCATATCATCCTGATCATGCGCTGAGAGCAGGCCGTTTATGAAATCCTTCGACCTCAGCATCCTGTTCAGCCTGGCCAGAACATGCAGGTGCTCATTGGCCACCGGGAACATCAGCAGGAAGAACAGGGCAGTGAGCTTTCCGTTCTCCTCTCCGAAAGGCAGCGGATGGGGAGGCATGAAGAGCATCAGCAGGCTGTGTTCCATATAGAGTTTTGAGATATCCAGGGGGTGGGTGAGGGCTGCGCCGCATTTTAGCGCTGTGGAATTGGCTTGCTCACGAAGGGTCAGCTGTTCCAGGAGGGTTTTCTCGTCGTATAGCGCTCCTGTGCTGCAGGCTTCCGATGCGATGGTTCTGAGCATGCTGGATGCTGTTCCAATCCTGTATGGCAGGATTATCCTGCTGAAAAGCATGTCCGTTATCAGGAGGGCTGCCGGGTTTATTCCGGCGGTCTCGGCGTTTGACTGTTCAGCCGCGGCGAGTCTGTCCGCAGCAAGGCTGCCGAACTCCTTTGTCAGCCACTGTATGATGTCACTGCGGAGGTAGCATTTCCTGCCCTGGTACATGACCGTTTTCAGATCGGCCCTGCCTATCTCTCTCGTTGCCTCCTTCAGGCCCATACCGAGACACCTGGCTGCATCCGTAAGTGAGAGGTAATTTTCCATTCAGTTCCTTCCGCATTCAGTTCTTTATTCATTAACAAGTATACATTCCTCGCCGGACAAAAAATAGGGTCAGGTCTTGCATCCGGGCATTATTATCAAAATATATTAAAAAATATAATATAATATATAGATATGATTTCATGTGTATTCGAAATCAGTGAAAATATCGGAACTCAATCATTAACGTTCAGATATCACAATACTTGACTTTCAAAAAAGTATACATATGTTTACTACTGTCAGCGATTGTTTTCACTCACGGGAAGGGAAGAGAAAAATGCATGATGACTGCATGAAGCACGGTGCTTTCGGATGGTTCGAACTCATGACAACAGATGTAGAGGCTGCAAAAAAATACTACAAGGGTCTTTTCGGCTGGGAATACGATACGATTCCCATTCCCGGATCCGAATACACCATTGTAAAAGTTGACGGCGATGCCGTAGCCGGCATAATGAAGATGCCTGCCGAGTGTCAGGGGATGTCCCCATCATGGGACATCTACATCACAGTTGACGATGTTGATAAAGTTGCGAAGAATGTTGTCGATCTGGGCGGTAAAATCCTCAAGCCAGCATTTGATATTCCCGAAGTAGGAAGGTTCTGCGTTATGCAGGATCCCCAGGGTGCTGTACTCTGTGCCATGACTTATCTCAAGAAGTAACCTATATCTGTTCAGGAGTAAAGGGCCGGTTGCCCCATCTAAAAGGACAACCGGTACCCATTTTATTTATCTGTTCCAAGTGCGGCGGCACTGGTTCTGTCCGATTCCGCCTGCTCCAGGTTGCCCATATGACGATGTATCTCGCTTCTGAGCATATATGCTTCACCATCATTGGGGTTCCGCTCTATAGTAGCGGATAGATCCCAGAGGGCTCTATCGTTCTGCTCGTTCAAATAGTATGCGGTGCCTCTTGCATAGTAAGGGCTGGGAGAGCTGGGATTGTATTCAATCGCCAGGCTGAAATCCGATATCGCATCATCGAAATTCCACAGGAAAAGCTGCGCGAATCCTCTGTGGTAGTAAATACTGGGATAGTCGGGGTCGAGTTCGACGACCCTGTTGAAAACCTTTAAAGCCTGTAGATAATATTCCGCGTCCGAAAGAACGACGCCCATCATCTGATATGAGGCTGCATTCTCGGGATCGAGCTGCAGAGCAATATCAAAATCGGAAAGTGCCTGTTCCGTCTCACCGAGCCCCTGACGGAAAAACCCTCTGTAGATCAGCGCATCTATCATGGTGGGGTCAAGCTCCAGTGCCCTGGTGAATAACTCTATGCCATCTCTGTTTGAATTGGCATCGATACTGTCTACTCCCTCCTGGAAGAGTATAAGAGCGTAGTTTTTGTTGTTTCTTGGTACTCTGACAAGCCGGAATCCGATGCAGGTTGCCCAGAGTTCCGGAGGCTGGCTGTTGCGATTTCCTGACCTGCATTCATTCAGGATGGTGAGCCAGCTGCCTCCGCGGTGTACCCTTCGCGTGTTCATCTGGTAGGGCCACTGATCATCACATGGATAAAGGAAAGGAGTTCCATCGGGAGGGAGGTAATCGTAATCGGGAGAGTAGCGGTCCTGACACCATTCGGAAACATTGCCTGCCATGTCAAAAAGCCCGGTGGAATTGGCTTCAAGTGAAGCTGCTTCCCGTGTGCCGTATATATGAGATGAT
This Candidatus Aegiribacteria sp. DNA region includes the following protein-coding sequences:
- a CDS encoding SUMF1/EgtB/PvdO family nonheme iron enzyme, translated to MKLLLISSAVFITCSVMASGTDPASDGPLDGMHFVSIPSGEFLIGSDISGGDYFDEIPQMIVQINSFEIMSTEVTQGMWEELMDCDSSSIPFLWTDLCGKGSNYPVYAVSWFDCREFINELNTIDSSYIYRLPGEAEWEYACRAGNDADFFWGDSDQASRYCHYRVNKLDQTNASSHIYGTREAASLEANSTGLFDMAGNVSEWCQDRYSPDYDYLPPDGTPFLYPCDDQWPYQMNTRRVHRGGSWLTILNECRSGNRNSQPPELWATCIGFRLVRVPRNNKNYALILFQEGVDSIDANSNRDGIELFTRALELDPTMIDALIYRGFFRQGLGETEQALSDFDIALQLDPENAASYQMMGVVLSDAEYYLQALKVFNRVVELDPDYPSIYYHRGFAQLFLWNFDDAISDFSLAIEYNPSSPSPYYARGTAYYLNEQNDRALWDLSATIERNPNDGEAYMLRSEIHRHMGNLEQAESDRTSAAALGTDK
- a CDS encoding PTS sugar transporter subunit IIA, giving the protein MENYLSLTDAARCLGMGLKEATREIGRADLKTVMYQGRKCYLRSDIIQWLTKEFGSLAADRLAAAEQSNAETAGINPAALLITDMLFSRIILPYRIGTASSMLRTIASEACSTGALYDEKTLLEQLTLREQANSTALKCGAALTHPLDISKLYMEHSLLMLFMPPHPLPFGEENGKLTALFFLLMFPVANEHLHVLARLNRMLRSKDFINGLLSAHDQDDMLHIIEEREKELISKL
- a CDS encoding VOC family protein, translating into MHDDCMKHGAFGWFELMTTDVEAAKKYYKGLFGWEYDTIPIPGSEYTIVKVDGDAVAGIMKMPAECQGMSPSWDIYITVDDVDKVAKNVVDLGGKILKPAFDIPEVGRFCVMQDPQGAVLCAMTYLKK